GACcataattgtttttaaaagattaaattgtaaaatattaaaatgaggatgataaggttaattttgtccaaaatttgtgatataaatagaaaattttttgatgagaataacaaatagataacctaaaataagaaataagaacAACTTTGAAAACGAAGAgagtataaaataaactaaaatattaaatagtaATAAAGAATGTAATGGGTATTTCAGAGCGGAGGAATTACATACCATAATAATAGCTTTGATGCTCTCCCTAGTAAGACTATTTTCAGCAGCATAATCAGAATTATCCTTTTGCAAATCAAGAAGAACATCAACAAAATCTCTTGTATTCTCATAATTACTATCATTATCTCCTTTAATTATCCCTTCATTTTTCCTAAACCCATCCAAATGCTCTTCAATCAACCCTTCCAAAATCCTATTCATATCTCTTTTAACTCTCTTAACCTCCTTCTCCACTCCATTAACATAATTAATCCACCCTAACCATGGAACAAAATCAGCCACATTAAAACTCCCAACTAACTCCTCATGTTTTTCATGCAAATCCTTAAAATTAATCCCATcaatttttccattaaatttcaTCCCAAATGCAGCCCTACAAATCACATCAGTAGAAAAATTAGACAATAAATTACTCAAATTCACTAATTTACTGTTTTTAATCTGTTTATTCATATGACTAATTTCTTCTTCCCTTACAATATGAAAAGCTTGAACTCTACTATTATTCAACAATTGATTAACACAAATACTTCTCATTCTTCTCCAATAATCACCATAAGGAGCAGTTGCTACATCTTTACAGTCATATATTAGCTTCTTAAACATACTTAAAGCTGGTCTATTAGCAAATATTAGATCATGGGTTTTCATTATCTCATATGCACCTTCTGATGATGAGATTATTAGAACTTTTTTTATACCAAATTGAAGTAACATGATTTTTCCATGTTTTTTGGCTAGATTGTGTAGTGATCTGTGGGGTAGTCTTTTGTCAATTTGGTGAAAGTTTCCTATGATTGGGAGTTTTGTTGGGCATGGTGGAAGGTGTTTTTTCGATTTGGGGGTGATTAAAAGGAATTTGTAAATGATGATTAGAAGGAAGAAGATCATGAGTATGATTGTTAATGGGTGTAAGGAAAATATGTTGTTTTGGATTTTTAACCATTGGTAATTGTTAGCCATTTTCAATTGATTTGTTTGCTCAATCAGGTTTTCACCAAATGATGGGAGTTTTAAGTTTAAGCATGTttgatttttcattaaaaaattgaaaaatgttaatattaaaaaatttatatcgaAACGAGTGAAACAAGTTTTGACGTGATTATGTCATaacttattaataaaaataaggaaaaatttgaatttaataatctcatttatttttcatttattgtgaataatctttattattgattatttttaaataatccaacctttgtatattatttggtAAGAACACCTTATCGCATTTTAACCAGATAATGTGGCCACCTATCACAAAAGAGGAGTAGAGGTAGACCAATGACGAAGCATAAGAAGGAAGTTGGAGGAGTAAATGTAACGGCTAGTGGGTACCTATAGTAGCCGGATAAAATGTGGTAAATGATGctatcaacaaaaaaatacaaggttggattacttaaaaatactccctccattccctAAAGAAGTTCTTATTTGCCATTTAGGGATGTTCCAAATGTTGTTTCCATAGAGATCTTTCTATTTATGTCACAagttttggacaaaaataaccttattcatccacattttaatattttaataatgcttttggtccccacatatcttccactaactatatgttaatatttttatatattttttgtgttatccacatgttttccactaactttctaaaaatatttttttattaattatggcCTCCATATTTTTTGCACTAACattcttaaaatattattattcaataaaataataaattcactatctaaaagattctattttttcttaatttccgtgAACATTTCTTGTGGAGATTTCATtaaggaacggaggaagtaatcaatattagaaattatttataatagatggacaataaataaaaaattttaaaacatttttcctgaaaataaaataaaaattaagaccGTAAATCCAAACACAATAATTATAGTGCATCTCCCCATTACTTCCATAaaaattacctttttttttttcagctacttttatttataaatggAGCAAATTATCCAACACGTAGGACTTGATTTATGGTTGCCATAAATTCGATTCATATGTTTAGATAATTATGAATTAATGATAAGCGTCCAAAACTAATTGATTATTTCTATGTGGGTACCGTATCTATaaagattttgtttaatttactgAATTGTctagtttctttttctttgatttaatattaattatacttTCTTCATGTAAAATCAATCAAGATTCTAATCATCAAAactactaaaaaaattaaagcaatACTCAACATATTCTGACGTAATTTTAGTCTTAAAAATTTTTAGGGTAATTATaacttgataaaaaaatataatttattaaagagtacgtatatattatattacaaattttgaaaatttttaattgtcaAAATTAAAGAGAATTCTCTAAATGAAATCATACATTATACTACAAAGCTAGAGAATTCCAAGTATCAACTAAAGATAGTTAGCCAAATGAAACTAattattggctaaagaaaaatgatATCGCATTTGATCTTGAACAATATTTCTACCATTAAAGTATCTTCgaataacatttatttatagtttaattgtgtaaatcagaaaatataaatatattgcaTAATATATTATTGACATTATACATTATCATGCATTATactaaaaaacttgaaaaattcTAAAGgtcacaattaaaaataatttgccAAATGGAACTCATTTATTGGGTAGAAAAAAATGACATGTCATTTGATATTGACCAATATCTATACCATTAGAGTATCTTTGAttagcatttatttatagtttaacgagaacttagaagagtgtcctaggtgtgggttatcacgctacaagcgtaaaggggttcgggatgctaaagggcccccagctaaggtattgtggtatcttccaataatagctagattcaagcgcttgttttctataaagaagatgcgttaaatttgagatGGCAtgtagatagggtgaagaaacgtcacttgctcacacatccatctgattctctggagtggaagagtattgataggttgcataaggcttttggggatgaggttcgtaatttaaggctcggactgtgtacggatagaatgaacccattcgacaatcttagttctcaacatagtacttggccggtacttttagtgatctataatttgccaccttggttgtgtatgaagggtaagtacattatgctttcgcttcttatctcgggtcctaaacaacctggcaatgacatagatgtatatcttgcacctctcgttgaggatttgagaaagatgtgggatgaaagGGTTTCAGTGtttgttttgcgcataaagtagctcaaactttatttgatttgcacaaaacttggcatacaacattatttggtatatactattgtgttgaagtggttagaattgaaaatcattgtcatatgctagaaattacgtgttaagttgcgattttaagagtttttaagcgtttttgccacttttgcgcgtaaagtagctcaaacttagtttgttttgcacgaaacttggcacacaacactatttggtatatattattgttttgaagtggttagaattgaaaatcatagtcatatgttagaaattacgtgttaagttgcgattttatgcgtttttaagcgtttttgccacttttgcgcataaagtagctcaaacttggtttgttttgcacgaaacttggcacacaacatatttggtatatattattgtgttgaagtggttagaattgaaaatcatactcatatgctagaaattacgtgttaagttgcgattttaagggtttttaagcgcttttgctacttttgcgcataaagtagttcaaacttggtttgttttgcacgaaacttggcacacaacactatttggtatatatcattgtgttgaagtggttagaattgaaaatcatagtcatatgctagaaattacgtattaagttgcgattgtatgcgtttttaagcttttttggcactaacatctattttttcttagtgctttcaacaaccttctacttccgttgattgcggctaccaCACGTTGAAGTaaatggacgatattataaaatccgcgaaggattttggagtcgaaaatatagataccgtaagtatttgttacattcttaaattattattattggtaaaaatctaatgtttattaatcttttaattttatattatattataggttttatacgacattccaagggaaacacgccctctgagaagtggagagatgcgcaaattaaaagacaagattgccccgtatcttgctaatttttgtccttgataaattgtaattagtataaattttttaggactttaatgtatattatatatatgtgtacgtacataatattatattatatatacgattgagagtttattattacaaagagattattggtgattatttctgattatcattggattattattggattaatcattgttattacattgtacattattattggattattattagtataaaacgaaaaaaataatgccacttatttgctacggttttgggggctgactgcagcaaataatgcctttTTGCTggggttttaaaccgcagcatttaaatttggccatttgctgctatcactattgcttggggccaaaaccgcagcaaataatggccaaaaaaccgtagcaaatgaccttttttccactagtgttcaATATCTCTCCACTTTAATTGTTACTAGGTTGTGCCCTTCGCCTTTGGTAATCCGCAAACATTTTTATTGCAAGCTCATCTCTAAATTTATTCCACTTGGGTGATGAACGCACAAGTGAAATGTaagcttcttcctcttcttcatcaattccGGTTACATTTGATAATTCATTATCTACCTCATGTAATAAATCCCCTTCTTCCAGTTTCTCTTCCCTCAAGAAATTATGGAGTATAAAACAagcatttacaattctaacttgAGTCATCTTTCCAAAACAACTTGAATGTCTGAGAATACTCCAACGTTTCTTCAATAACCCAAAAGCTCTTTCAATTGTGTTTCGAGCCAAGAAATGCC
The sequence above is drawn from the Amaranthus tricolor cultivar Red isolate AtriRed21 chromosome 5, ASM2621246v1, whole genome shotgun sequence genome and encodes:
- the LOC130812985 gene encoding cytochrome P450 736A117-like is translated as MKNQTCLNLKLPSFGENLIEQTNQLKMANNYQWLKIQNNIFSLHPLTIILMIFFLLIIIYKFLLITPKSKKHLPPCPTKLPIIGNFHQIDKRLPHRSLHNLAKKHGKIMLLQFGIKKVLIISSSEGAYEIMKTHDLIFANRPALSMFKKLIYDCKDVATAPYGDYWRRMRSICVNQLLNNSRVQAFHIVREEEISHMNKQIKNSKLVNLSNLLSNFSTDVICRAAFGMKFNGKIDGINFKDLHEKHEELVGSFNVADFVPWLGWINYVNGVEKEVKRVKRDMNRILEGLIEEHLDGFRKNEGIIKGDNDSNYENTRDFVDVLLDLQKDNSDYAAENSLTRESIKAIIMDMFVAGSTTTFATLEWAMSELLRNLHAMETLKREVRSITGDKEIITETDLNKMEYLKAVIKETFRLHPAVPLLLPRVSTKETTINGYDIPAGTQVIINAWSIHRDPSMWNEPNEFNPERFINSGIDFKGQHFNLIPFGAGRRGCPGILFGTANIELVLANLMQKFDWALPDNVDGKSLDMVEYPGLTTHRNTPLILIATPYST